One part of the Treponema peruense genome encodes these proteins:
- a CDS encoding SPOR domain-containing protein yields the protein MEQKRTLWIVLAAGFFLLVVIGAALILYAPDANRNRSDFGHISAQNVWMAPSQSPEQPQKEVSTLPRGTDAEPYTAEQTPVPSVPSITADLVAPAEAKETSPAQDTKQVENLTVIAQGTTKVYGLAETPSSLAGTTTIDLNAPAAKTESNVTPQNKLAADAMSETRAAVRIKETQTAASPRMTETKTTAASEKAPAAKSTSSTKTATKSSSAATKSAAATATKKVPVKTAAAKIPDRYWVQAASYSDKKNADEARAVLDENKIQCEVFTYTDAKNALHYRVRVGPYTTKSEAEYWKKRIESLPQFAKTGSYVTNSSAKAVN from the coding sequence ATGGAACAGAAAAGAACTCTTTGGATAGTACTCGCAGCAGGTTTTTTCCTGCTTGTTGTCATAGGAGCTGCACTGATTCTCTATGCACCGGACGCAAACAGAAACAGATCTGACTTTGGTCATATCAGTGCCCAAAACGTATGGATGGCACCGTCACAGTCACCTGAACAACCTCAAAAAGAAGTATCTACCCTTCCACGCGGAACAGATGCTGAACCGTACACCGCCGAACAGACACCGGTTCCGTCAGTTCCTTCAATAACAGCCGATCTTGTTGCACCGGCCGAAGCAAAAGAAACATCACCAGCCCAAGATACAAAACAGGTAGAAAACCTCACGGTAATTGCACAGGGAACAACAAAAGTTTACGGTCTTGCAGAAACCCCATCTTCACTGGCCGGAACAACAACAATTGATCTTAACGCACCCGCAGCAAAGACAGAAAGCAATGTTACCCCGCAGAACAAACTTGCGGCCGATGCAATGTCAGAAACACGCGCTGCAGTCCGCATCAAGGAAACCCAAACTGCTGCATCCCCGCGTATGACAGAAACAAAAACAACTGCCGCTTCAGAAAAAGCACCTGCAGCAAAGAGTACATCATCAACAAAAACTGCCACAAAATCTTCTTCGGCTGCAACAAAATCCGCAGCAGCAACTGCAACAAAAAAAGTTCCGGTAAAAACTGCGGCCGCAAAAATTCCTGACAGATACTGGGTTCAGGCTGCATCATATTCAGACAAAAAAAATGCAGATGAAGCACGCGCAGTACTGGACGAAAACAAAATCCAGTGCGAAGTATTCACGTACACAGATGCAAAGAATGCACTTCACTACCGCGTAAGAGTCGGTCCCTACACAACAAAAAGTGAAGCCGAATACTGGAAAAAAAGAATTGAATCCCTTCCGCAGTTTGCAAAGACAGGAAGCTACGTAACAAACTCAAGCGCAAAGGCCGTGAATTAA
- a CDS encoding GNAT family N-acetyltransferase codes for MEDQTVCRVVDAQSGELVEFDDSMNVDDSRFYALPSWNSDDGYDLLESFTGKLYSPLARTELRRVLSGGRGVFRKFKDVIKTYPEVERQWHFFKDARMNVRIDDWYNNLRESWGLEKIESSVCDAKDETDELIQDDFEFCEYNPACDADCTTLEIESMAVEFADEFDGELASAFLEAFKRQSDYVSFEKKRGILCRSHSGDFSGCILYSFCPLNAKSTVLMTDFFVPQNYRGLGIGKELLSRCIALLKNCGIQRFLLLNSIFPKFLEPLLVRFGFEKVGSGFVLNLLGVN; via the coding sequence ATGGAAGACCAGACCGTGTGTCGTGTAGTTGATGCACAGTCCGGTGAATTGGTTGAGTTTGATGATAGCATGAATGTCGATGACAGCCGTTTTTATGCGCTTCCTTCATGGAACAGCGATGACGGTTACGACCTTCTTGAATCTTTTACGGGTAAACTTTATTCTCCGTTGGCCAGAACTGAACTCAGACGTGTTCTTTCCGGCGGAAGGGGGGTGTTCAGAAAATTTAAGGATGTAATAAAAACGTACCCGGAAGTTGAGAGACAGTGGCATTTTTTTAAGGATGCCAGAATGAATGTCCGTATAGACGACTGGTACAATAATCTTCGTGAGTCATGGGGTTTGGAGAAGATTGAAAGTTCTGTCTGTGACGCAAAGGATGAAACAGATGAACTTATTCAGGATGACTTTGAATTCTGTGAATACAATCCTGCTTGTGATGCGGATTGTACAACTCTCGAAATAGAATCTATGGCAGTGGAATTTGCAGATGAATTTGACGGTGAACTGGCATCTGCGTTTTTAGAAGCCTTTAAGCGGCAGTCCGATTATGTTTCTTTTGAAAAGAAACGCGGAATTTTATGTCGTTCTCATTCCGGAGATTTTTCAGGCTGTATTTTGTATTCCTTCTGTCCGTTAAATGCGAAATCAACTGTTTTGATGACAGATTTTTTCGTACCTCAGAATTACCGCGGGTTGGGTATTGGCAAGGAGCTTCTTTCAAGATGTATAGCCCTGCTTAAAAACTGCGGAATTCAGCGTTTTTTATTGTTAAATTCAATTTTTCCGAAATTTCTGGAACCGCTTCTTGTCCGCTTCGGCTTTGAAAAAGTCGGTTCAGGTTTCGTACTAAATTTATTAGGAGTAAATTAA
- a CDS encoding FecR family protein, with product MKNNIKNKTAFILLAFAACIPAAAFNATVLSVQGTAEVQDGSIWEEIVQGDELEEGSVISTGFKSSLVLKIKESTVTVGQLTRVTIEELSESQASDNVCVYIDSGNIDASVGKESGKKVGFKVRSPVATASVRGTSFSVTSSGKLSVTDGLVGFLPAESKGSKAFSENIVQKEAKEDNPVSSVFTSSSEAGGSYGVPVFRGQSSSTDPLTGRRSSARTEKAKSAEKSSSSTKPQSQTEAVPSSTGSAPADTTSAPSLSGTATISIKLNFPEK from the coding sequence ATGAAGAACAACATCAAAAACAAAACTGCATTTATTCTGCTTGCCTTTGCTGCATGTATTCCGGCAGCTGCCTTTAACGCAACTGTTCTTTCTGTACAGGGAACAGCCGAAGTTCAGGACGGAAGCATTTGGGAAGAAATTGTCCAGGGAGACGAGCTTGAAGAAGGTTCGGTAATTTCAACCGGATTCAAGTCCAGCCTTGTTCTGAAAATCAAAGAATCCACAGTTACCGTAGGCCAGCTTACAAGGGTAACAATAGAAGAACTTTCAGAAAGTCAGGCTTCTGACAACGTATGCGTATACATCGACTCGGGCAACATCGATGCCAGTGTCGGAAAAGAAAGCGGTAAAAAAGTGGGATTCAAGGTACGTTCCCCTGTTGCAACGGCTTCTGTAAGAGGAACTTCATTCAGCGTAACATCTTCGGGAAAACTCAGCGTTACAGACGGTCTTGTAGGGTTCCTTCCTGCAGAATCCAAGGGCAGCAAAGCTTTTTCAGAAAACATTGTGCAGAAAGAAGCAAAAGAAGACAATCCTGTTTCATCTGTATTCACTTCCTCAAGTGAAGCCGGCGGTTCTTACGGGGTTCCGGTATTCAGGGGACAGTCCAGTTCTACAGACCCGCTTACAGGAAGAAGATCTTCTGCACGTACAGAAAAAGCAAAATCTGCCGAAAAAAGTTCTTCTTCAACAAAACCCCAGTCACAGACAGAAGCAGTTCCTTCTTCAACAGGCTCAGCTCCGGCAGATACAACATCCGCACCTTCTTTGTCAGGAACAGCTACAATCAGCATAAAACTCAACTTTCCTGAAAAATAA
- a CDS encoding adenylate/guanylate cyclase domain-containing protein: MKTNANSVNKGSSFFSKHADVLVPVVLLVLAAFAAIFHAFSKMDLRFYNIMLRLSPEVEHIEDLVIVDIDDESIASIDKNWPWPRDIMADVLIRMKEFGAARAVFDIEYLTPSEKAVADDLEQTARNEIDSAGQSLTESVDTLFEAVSQGTISSDEAKTALEDSIGGVLYEMKRNIEDGFNKDNDDYFARAIQFFGNANLTVNMRNIGIRREDSENAYVNERFLFSNVSDPHNLIASGNAYSVREEGKTVSAGFIPALDRLVRRAAGVGFTNVVVDKDGTRRRVELLCEHEGKYVGQLAFAPLAAMLDIQSMERTSHSLLLRGVLSSDGTRHDVRIPLDSHGRMLINWLMEPYENSFVHIPIWRIYNMEKEEAVLAGAVQNLLSADLGLLNEEDREKILSAQDFAYEYKNLEHEKSRLLRKCRGFDVNGKALKGGITDDDYENYFSRRRKFFSRLNEFAQSVKNISSAESVPEISRLCEASEGFCRDSQTLEEMLSGSFCFIGNSATSSTDLGVTPFSKRYPNLGTHANIVNTILQKAFITELSALWGIALAFVFSMLCIVLCRNMTQGKKNAVGLSYVIATVCIIVAAMVFLRIYIPVFIPLLLAVCIYIAELVVNFIRVNGEKKHLRTSFGSYVSPLVVAELERHPEKAKLVGGESKIMTALFSDVKTFSGFTETINNVAGEDAGAEQLVKILNIYLGALSDEIMNCKGTIDKYVGDEIVSFFGAPIDDPDNAFSACEAAVRMLKAEEKFNIEYKDMLPVIKSTGEPFYLHSRVGLNTGNMVVGNMGTEKKLNYTIMGNNVNLASRLEGTNKVYGSWIMASDSTWKAASSSEKNKAKNLVARHMDFVRVVNVDKPVRIHNLIGFEGDIPSARLEAAQLFNEGMKWYLNGIETPAEKKNHEDFKKAIACFKQAAECYPEDLSSDVFIKRCSDFLREGTPSVWDGVFTMSQK, translated from the coding sequence ATGAAAACAAATGCAAATAGCGTAAATAAAGGTTCATCTTTTTTTAGTAAACATGCAGACGTTCTTGTTCCCGTAGTCCTGCTTGTGCTTGCGGCTTTTGCTGCAATTTTTCATGCCTTTTCCAAGATGGATTTGCGCTTTTACAACATAATGCTCAGACTTTCTCCTGAAGTAGAACATATTGAGGATCTTGTTATTGTTGACATTGATGACGAGTCAATTGCTTCTATAGATAAAAACTGGCCGTGGCCGCGTGACATTATGGCTGACGTTCTTATAAGAATGAAGGAATTCGGTGCCGCAAGAGCCGTATTTGATATTGAATACCTTACACCTTCCGAAAAAGCCGTTGCCGATGACCTTGAACAGACTGCAAGAAACGAAATAGACAGCGCGGGACAGTCGCTTACAGAGTCAGTGGACACTTTGTTTGAAGCCGTGTCGCAGGGGACCATTTCTTCTGATGAAGCAAAGACTGCACTTGAAGATTCAATCGGCGGCGTTCTTTATGAAATGAAGCGGAATATTGAGGACGGGTTCAACAAAGACAATGACGATTATTTTGCACGTGCGATACAGTTTTTTGGAAATGCCAACCTTACCGTAAATATGCGGAATATAGGAATACGCCGCGAAGACAGCGAGAATGCTTATGTAAACGAAAGATTTCTGTTTTCAAACGTGTCTGACCCGCATAATCTGATTGCCTCAGGAAACGCATATTCTGTAAGGGAAGAAGGTAAAACTGTTTCTGCAGGATTTATTCCGGCTTTGGACAGGCTTGTGCGCCGTGCTGCCGGTGTAGGTTTTACAAACGTTGTTGTAGACAAAGACGGAACCAGACGACGCGTGGAACTTTTGTGCGAACACGAAGGAAAATATGTGGGACAGCTGGCATTTGCCCCTCTTGCAGCCATGCTTGATATTCAGTCTATGGAAAGAACTTCACATTCACTTTTGCTGCGCGGAGTTCTTTCTTCTGACGGAACACGGCACGACGTGCGCATTCCGCTGGACTCTCACGGCCGCATGCTTATAAACTGGCTGATGGAACCCTACGAAAACAGTTTTGTTCATATTCCCATCTGGCGAATTTACAATATGGAAAAAGAAGAAGCAGTTCTGGCCGGGGCAGTGCAGAATCTTTTGTCTGCAGATTTGGGTTTACTCAATGAAGAAGACAGGGAAAAGATTCTGTCTGCACAGGATTTTGCTTATGAATACAAAAATCTGGAACATGAAAAATCACGTCTTTTAAGAAAATGCCGCGGTTTTGATGTAAACGGAAAAGCTCTTAAAGGCGGAATAACTGATGATGATTACGAAAATTATTTTTCTAGAAGGCGGAAATTCTTTTCTCGTCTGAATGAATTTGCACAGTCTGTAAAAAATATTTCTTCTGCGGAAAGTGTTCCTGAAATAAGCAGATTGTGCGAAGCCTCCGAAGGATTTTGCAGGGATTCACAGACTCTTGAAGAAATGCTTTCAGGTTCTTTCTGTTTTATAGGAAATTCTGCAACTTCGAGCACTGACCTTGGAGTCACACCGTTTTCAAAGCGCTACCCGAATCTTGGAACGCACGCAAATATCGTAAACACAATCCTTCAAAAAGCATTCATTACTGAACTGAGCGCACTCTGGGGAATTGCACTGGCTTTTGTATTTTCAATGCTGTGTATTGTTTTGTGCCGCAACATGACTCAGGGTAAAAAAAATGCAGTCGGTTTAAGCTATGTGATTGCGACTGTCTGTATAATTGTTGCAGCAATGGTTTTCCTGAGAATTTATATTCCCGTTTTTATTCCGTTACTTCTTGCGGTTTGTATTTATATTGCGGAACTTGTTGTCAATTTCATAAGGGTTAACGGTGAAAAAAAACACCTGCGCACTTCTTTTGGCTCTTACGTGTCTCCGCTTGTTGTTGCCGAACTTGAACGCCATCCCGAAAAGGCAAAGCTTGTTGGCGGTGAAAGCAAAATCATGACTGCACTTTTTTCTGACGTAAAGACTTTTTCGGGCTTTACAGAAACAATCAACAATGTTGCGGGTGAAGATGCAGGAGCCGAACAGCTTGTAAAAATCCTGAATATTTATCTTGGTGCGCTGAGTGATGAGATAATGAACTGCAAAGGAACAATAGACAAGTATGTTGGTGATGAAATTGTTTCTTTCTTCGGGGCGCCGATTGACGATCCCGACAATGCATTTTCTGCCTGTGAAGCGGCTGTACGTATGCTTAAGGCCGAAGAAAAGTTCAACATTGAATACAAAGATATGCTTCCCGTAATAAAGTCTACCGGAGAGCCTTTTTATCTTCATTCGCGCGTTGGCCTTAACACAGGAAACATGGTTGTAGGAAATATGGGAACCGAAAAAAAACTCAACTATACAATAATGGGAAACAATGTGAATCTTGCTTCGCGTCTTGAGGGAACAAACAAAGTTTACGGTTCGTGGATTATGGCTTCTGATTCAACATGGAAGGCAGCATCTTCTTCTGAAAAAAACAAAGCGAAAAATCTTGTTGCACGCCATATGGATTTTGTGCGCGTAGTGAATGTAGACAAGCCTGTGCGCATACACAATTTGATTGGCTTTGAAGGGGACATTCCTTCTGCACGTCTTGAAGCGGCACAACTTTTTAACGAAGGTATGAAGTGGTATCTTAACGGAATTGAAACTCCGGCGGAAAAGAAAAATCACGAAGACTTTAAAAAAGCAATTGCATGTTTTAAACAGGCTGCCGAATGCTATCCTGAAGATTTGTCTTCGGATGTTTTTATAAAACGATGCAGTGATTTTCTAAGGGAAGGCACCCCGTCTGTATGGGACGGAGTATTTACAATGTCACAGAAATAG
- a CDS encoding ATP-dependent Clp protease proteolytic subunit, with the protein MKDTFFKIACEDEEKDVKKSENADPLLEKFLKTRQILLSGEINEELAEKIVRQLFILEADSDKPIYIYIDSPGGDVDAGFAIFDTIRFINAPVYTVGMGLVASAAALILLASPKERRLGMPHSHYLIHQPSSGMKGVATDIEIHAAELAKTRAKLNEIIANETGTSIEKVAKDTDRDYWLNAEESVSYGLISRVIEKRSDLA; encoded by the coding sequence ATGAAAGACACATTTTTTAAAATTGCGTGTGAAGATGAGGAAAAGGACGTAAAGAAGAGCGAAAATGCAGATCCCCTTCTTGAGAAATTTTTGAAGACACGCCAGATTTTGCTCAGTGGCGAAATCAATGAAGAACTTGCTGAAAAAATCGTAAGACAGCTTTTTATTCTTGAGGCAGACAGCGATAAACCTATTTATATCTATATTGACAGTCCCGGAGGAGATGTAGATGCAGGATTTGCTATCTTTGATACAATCCGCTTTATAAACGCTCCTGTATATACTGTCGGAATGGGTCTTGTTGCAAGTGCAGCGGCTCTTATTCTGCTGGCGTCACCAAAAGAAAGACGTCTTGGAATGCCGCACAGCCATTATCTTATCCACCAGCCGTCAAGCGGAATGAAAGGTGTTGCTACTGACATTGAAATTCACGCGGCTGAACTTGCCAAAACAAGGGCAAAACTGAATGAGATTATTGCCAACGAAACCGGAACTTCAATAGAAAAAGTCGCAAAAGATACCGACCGCGACTACTGGCTTAATGCAGAAGAGTCTGTTTCATACGGACTTATAAGCCGCGTTATTGAAAAGCGTTCAGACCTTGCCTGA
- the mazG gene encoding nucleoside triphosphate pyrophosphohydrolase → MENNSERVAALDRLCELVETLRSPKGCPWDKKQTPQSMRGPLVEETFEAVDAVTENNPSHAKEELGDLLFNLILTAYIYEQRGDFSISQMADDVRTKLIGRHPHVFGGEKKDWDLIKRNEEGRKCDFVLDEVPKGFPPVLKAYKYLSKAAKNGFEWPDVNCSFNKVQEEFEEVKEAVGLDSKHLEEEVGDLLLSVVNMCRMLSVNPDVALERAVSKFYRRYKFVCDGMKEDSGKSMTDLWDEAKQNGL, encoded by the coding sequence ATGGAAAATAATTCAGAAAGGGTAGCGGCTCTTGACCGCTTGTGTGAACTTGTCGAAACTCTGCGTTCCCCTAAAGGATGCCCGTGGGATAAAAAACAGACGCCACAGTCAATGCGCGGACCTCTTGTTGAAGAAACTTTTGAAGCAGTGGATGCTGTTACTGAAAATAATCCTTCACATGCAAAAGAAGAACTTGGCGATCTTTTATTCAATCTGATTCTTACGGCTTACATTTATGAACAGCGGGGTGACTTTTCAATTTCGCAAATGGCTGATGATGTACGCACAAAACTTATCGGCAGGCACCCGCACGTGTTTGGCGGCGAAAAAAAAGACTGGGATTTGATAAAAAGAAACGAAGAAGGCCGTAAGTGTGATTTTGTTCTTGATGAAGTTCCGAAGGGGTTTCCGCCTGTACTTAAAGCATACAAATATCTTTCCAAAGCTGCAAAAAACGGATTTGAATGGCCCGATGTTAACTGTTCATTCAATAAAGTTCAGGAAGAATTTGAGGAAGTTAAAGAAGCCGTGGGGTTGGACAGTAAACATCTTGAAGAAGAAGTCGGTGATTTGCTTTTGTCAGTTGTGAATATGTGCCGGATGCTTTCTGTAAACCCAGATGTGGCTCTGGAACGTGCAGTTTCTAAATTTTACAGACGCTATAAGTTTGTCTGCGACGGAATGAAAGAAGATTCGGGCAAATCTATGACAGACCTTTGGGATGAAGCAAAACAAAATGGGCTTTAA
- a CDS encoding MBL fold metallo-hydrolase, with translation MIKLIHTGPFGVNTLIVSIGGSDVFIVDPASCDFSGDRTAVTAYLAASGLVPKAVVLTHGHFDHVAGISFLKECYPGLPVLIHRDDASLIGKNSGVLQSRGLSYMGFEEFVPFVSNLPEPTAFLEDNALLSDYFSCSESGDWRIIHTPGHTKGSCCLFNSKENILISGDCVFYRSFGRTDLPGGSDFEMRQSLLRLRNEIPANALVYPGHDRTGFCFSENF, from the coding sequence TTGATTAAACTGATTCATACAGGGCCGTTCGGTGTCAATACTCTTATTGTAAGCATCGGCGGTTCTGACGTTTTTATTGTTGATCCTGCCTCATGCGATTTTTCGGGCGACAGAACTGCAGTTACGGCATATCTTGCTGCATCGGGACTTGTTCCGAAGGCTGTCGTTCTGACTCACGGACATTTTGACCATGTGGCGGGTATTTCTTTTTTAAAGGAATGTTACCCCGGTCTTCCTGTTCTGATACACAGGGATGATGCTTCTTTGATCGGGAAAAATTCAGGCGTTCTTCAGTCCCGCGGTCTTAGCTACATGGGATTTGAAGAGTTTGTTCCTTTTGTTTCAAATCTTCCTGAGCCAACGGCTTTTCTTGAAGACAATGCTTTGCTTTCTGATTATTTTTCCTGCAGTGAAAGCGGCGATTGGCGCATAATTCATACACCAGGCCATACCAAAGGCAGTTGCTGTCTGTTTAACTCCAAAGAAAACATTTTAATTTCGGGCGACTGCGTTTTTTACCGCAGTTTTGGACGCACAGATCTTCCTGGCGGCAGCGATTTTGAGATGAGACAGAGCCTTTTGCGGCTGAGAAATGAAATTCCTGCAAATGCACTTGTCTATCCCGGACACGACCGTACAGGTTTTTGCTTTTCTGAAAATTTCTAA
- the coaE gene encoding dephospho-CoA kinase (Dephospho-CoA kinase (CoaE) performs the final step in coenzyme A biosynthesis.), which produces MILCVTGPMAAGKNVAASILEKKGFAAIDADVLGHRAVKECTEQILCEFSDEAQKRGVSLLSSDGTLNRRVLGSIVFESRELLARQERIVYPVIRRLLAEFIRENAGKDIAVNATVLYKLPDMQNIIERILYIDAPLPLRFIRAMKRDKTGIIQICRRFSSQKNLFAKYKNTNTDIRRVWNTGTRQSLERKIEKFLSECRQGI; this is translated from the coding sequence ATGATTCTGTGCGTTACAGGCCCCATGGCAGCCGGTAAAAATGTAGCGGCCTCTATTCTTGAAAAGAAAGGTTTTGCGGCAATAGATGCCGATGTTCTGGGACACAGGGCCGTTAAGGAATGTACAGAACAGATTCTTTGTGAATTCTCGGACGAAGCTCAAAAAAGGGGTGTTTCCCTTCTTTCTTCAGACGGAACGCTCAACCGCCGCGTACTGGGCTCCATTGTTTTTGAAAGCCGGGAACTTCTTGCACGGCAGGAACGCATAGTCTACCCGGTAATACGCCGTCTTCTTGCTGAATTTATCAGAGAAAACGCAGGAAAAGACATAGCAGTAAACGCAACCGTTCTGTACAAACTTCCCGACATGCAGAATATAATAGAAAGAATTTTATATATCGACGCTCCCCTTCCCTTAAGGTTTATAAGAGCCATGAAGCGCGACAAAACAGGAATTATTCAGATTTGCAGGCGGTTTTCGTCACAAAAAAATCTTTTTGCTAAATATAAAAATACAAATACCGATATTAGAAGAGTATGGAATACCGGCACGCGGCAAAGTCTTGAACGCAAGATAGAAAAATTCCTGAGCGAATGCCGGCAGGGGATATAG
- a CDS encoding DbpA RNA binding domain-containing protein: MSYNHEYVLNEDQIAAFLKDAVSRVENASNADIKTFEQIKKLFKKNVPFSRRKYVAALLVKQATQGFRSNRFNRDRNEQRGSFRNDSFQQKNADRRTRDTRQERNAEGSEEKPARTPRIQIDHALAKTIFISTGRNRGVSARDLVGLLVSVAELDRMRIGDIRTLANYSFIQLFAEDCEKVIKALDGYSFRGRKLSVSYSRKKGEDESFEGSAPASVSAENTDVSAADDHIPAGVTNDAHADTSVNTEAVKLAEEQNAFAAAQSSAAHEETESAPQFSETSDDGQVKSHFGDGAAY; encoded by the coding sequence ATGTCTTATAATCATGAATATGTTTTGAATGAAGATCAGATAGCAGCATTTCTTAAAGATGCAGTTTCACGTGTAGAGAATGCAAGCAATGCAGACATCAAGACTTTTGAGCAGATTAAAAAACTTTTTAAGAAGAATGTTCCTTTTTCACGCAGAAAGTACGTTGCGGCTCTTCTTGTAAAACAGGCAACACAGGGTTTCAGAAGCAATCGTTTTAACCGTGACCGCAATGAGCAGCGCGGCAGTTTCCGCAATGACAGTTTCCAGCAGAAAAATGCAGACCGCAGAACACGCGATACACGCCAGGAAAGAAATGCAGAGGGTTCAGAAGAAAAGCCCGCAAGAACTCCGCGTATTCAGATAGATCATGCTTTGGCAAAGACAATTTTTATAAGCACCGGACGCAATCGTGGTGTTTCTGCAAGGGATCTCGTTGGTCTTCTTGTAAGCGTTGCTGAACTTGACCGTATGCGCATCGGTGATATCCGTACACTTGCCAATTATTCATTTATCCAGCTTTTTGCAGAAGACTGCGAGAAGGTAATCAAGGCTCTTGACGGTTACAGCTTTAGAGGACGCAAACTGAGTGTAAGCTATTCACGCAAGAAGGGAGAGGACGAGTCTTTTGAAGGCAGCGCCCCTGCTTCAGTTTCTGCAGAAAATACAGATGTTTCTGCTGCCGATGATCATATTCCGGCCGGAGTTACAAATGATGCACACGCAGATACTTCTGTAAACACAGAAGCCGTAAAACTTGCCGAAGAACAGAATGCTTTTGCCGCAGCCCAGTCTTCTGCTGCACATGAAGAAACAGAGAGTGCACCACAGTTTTCTGAAACTTCAGATGACGGCCAGGTAAAGTCACATTTTGGTGACGGTGCTGCATATTGA
- the ybaK gene encoding Cys-tRNA(Pro) deacylase, which produces MKKTNAMRILDAAKIPYKTLEYDDDGEHELERGAAGETAKKLGIDPASVFKTIVMRTESKETVVFCQSAEHEINLKKARTAAGAKEVTPVKQDELLALTGYVRGGCSPLGMKRKFRTFIDESALLHDKIHISAGVRGQQIELSPQDLVKETQAVVTDLVL; this is translated from the coding sequence ATGAAAAAAACAAATGCAATGCGCATTCTTGATGCAGCAAAAATTCCGTACAAAACGCTTGAGTATGATGACGACGGTGAACACGAACTTGAACGAGGGGCTGCCGGAGAAACTGCAAAAAAACTCGGAATAGATCCGGCTTCTGTATTCAAGACAATTGTAATGCGCACGGAATCAAAAGAAACCGTTGTTTTCTGCCAGAGCGCAGAGCACGAAATAAATCTTAAAAAAGCACGCACCGCCGCCGGGGCAAAGGAAGTAACGCCCGTAAAACAAGACGAACTTCTGGCTCTTACAGGATATGTACGCGGCGGATGTTCACCATTGGGAATGAAGCGCAAGTTCCGCACCTTCATTGACGAAAGTGCCCTGCTTCACGACAAAATCCACATAAGCGCAGGCGTACGCGGACAGCAGATAGAACTTTCACCGCAGGATCTTGTAAAAGAAACACAGGCTGTTGTTACAGATCTTGTTCTTTGA
- a CDS encoding YfcE family phosphodiesterase: MNSLSQHQSMLLGSEEAINALAQKDHATILAVSDSHGAYANLFFILQEYAKQNGHECDALIFCGDGISDITAAVAQAAADSDFAQILPPVIGIVEGNNDADLYPMKNPLRVKNPREPYFVQIRVPLSQTICACGHKIFFTHGHKFALYSGIGALVKAAAEEVADVALYGHTHVAAVQYISPGIFAVNPGSCSRPRAGQPQTYALIELSRQNPYASISFRELRPTGSVPFNPESSSLY; this comes from the coding sequence TTGAACTCACTTTCGCAGCACCAGTCAATGCTTCTTGGAAGCGAAGAGGCCATAAACGCACTGGCACAAAAAGACCATGCAACAATTCTTGCTGTTTCGGACTCACACGGGGCATATGCAAATCTTTTTTTTATACTGCAGGAATATGCCAAACAAAACGGGCATGAATGTGACGCACTTATTTTTTGTGGAGACGGAATTTCTGACATAACGGCAGCCGTAGCTCAAGCAGCAGCAGATTCAGATTTTGCACAAATACTTCCGCCTGTAATAGGAATTGTAGAAGGAAACAATGATGCCGACCTTTACCCGATGAAAAATCCGCTCAGAGTAAAAAATCCCCGGGAGCCTTATTTTGTCCAGATAAGAGTGCCGCTTTCACAGACAATATGTGCATGCGGACATAAAATTTTCTTTACGCACGGACACAAATTTGCACTTTATTCCGGAATCGGCGCTCTTGTAAAAGCCGCAGCAGAAGAAGTGGCAGATGTTGCACTTTACGGTCACACACATGTAGCAGCGGTTCAGTACATATCACCGGGAATTTTTGCAGTAAACCCCGGCAGCTGTTCAAGACCGCGTGCAGGACAGCCGCAGACTTACGCTCTCATTGAACTTTCAAGGCAAAATCCGTATGCGTCAATAAGTTTCAGGGAACTGCGCCCCACGGGAAGCGTTCCGTTCAACCCCGAAAGCAGCAGTTTGTATTAG